The region TTATGCACTTAGAAAGGGTCATACTTGCAATaccgtaaggcccaatgtccacgggcaaaattgaattaACAAATCCGCACGGGTCTCTCGCACGCATGAtccgtgcccatagggaatcattggacacccgcaggtaactaaatacctgcggatgtcatttttccctggtgCACGGATCACACGTGTGTGAAACCAcctgcagcacgctccatttcgtgcggttttcccgcacggacggctcctgtggcttccattgaagcctatggaagtcgtccggttccgcagcacagacacagctgtcaCTACATCTGTGCCAtggaccgcgggaaagcaggagttaaaaaataagtgtgcatggcgcatgcacgtggcacgctgccggcgtgccgagcacatctcaTGTCTGAGGGGCAGGAAGGacctgctgcaggattctgcatggggaatcagTGCGGGCCCAaatttctccgtggacatgaggcctaagtcctcCATTGAGGTTTGTGGATGAGGAGTGTTCCCACAACTAATCAGCTCAAGTTCAACTCTCCCCTCCCTTTCCCCTGTCAGAGACTGTGTAGCGATACCCACTCAATATTACACAATGCTATCTCTCCATTTACTATTTATTAGTGGGGGATAGATTGGGGGTGGTGGAACAGATAACAGGTATAGTTGATTACAATGCAGTGCTATCTCTAGATCAAATGACAAGATACAGAGAGACGAGCCAGACATATCACTGGTTTTTTATCTTCTTTTACTACTTATGACTTGGAGTGACTGTAATAAATAATACTGTAAGTTTTTTCATAGACTGCACTTCCCTGTGCGGGAAAACGCACATGAActttgtagtagtgcagtacacaggagggcctgtagagggccagaaaCAGGACTTCTATTGTGAGGGTTAAACCACGGGTGGAGCAGGAACGAGATAAAAAGCAAGTTCCTACCATGGAGAGGCGGAaagtgtctggctgagagccaggaaAGACAGCTCGTGGGAGCTGCAGGGCTGTTAGCCCGAGTGTGTGGCTGAacaggccagaggtggacagggagacgcccctcctCTCAATACCTAGcggaggtgtgtgtctgggaggaccagacGTAGCTAAGacggctgctggaccctggcagcgtGCGTGACCGGCTTGGAGGTAGAAGCCCTGCTGTACGCAGCACCTGTGAAGTGCGACCGGATCAGGCCGGGACGGCCTGATAACTGGACTATTATCTATTTGCCTGAACGCTAAGGTTGGAGTGTTTATGTATCCATTGGTTTCCGCCTTTGAATGCCGCCGACCCGCACGCTACTGAGCTATTTCCCCACGACTTAGAAGGGAGACTCCTTCCCTGTGGCACTTAACATTGTGGGGGTGCAGAAGCAAAGCAGTGAACACTTTGAAGGAAAGAGACCGGATGAGAACAGCAGCATGAGTACGTTAATAGCCCTGGGACTGAATAACATAAAATCCCTGGACAGGGTGGGGGTGTTGGTTTTAAGGGATTGTAACAGTGTTACTGTAATTTAGTCATGGAATAGATATGCAAGGTTAATATGTAATGTTGAGTGTTATACTGACATGCGATGTTATAATGTTATGCCTTTAAatcaggaaaattggcttctatgtcTTTGGGGTTCTTTACAGGGATAAATTGCGTGTGCGTGTGtttgtgcgcgtgtgtgtgtgtgtgtgtgcgtgtgcgtgtgcgcgtGCGCGTGTGTagggggggtaatagactgacctggatggacatgtgtcttttttcggctttGTGCAATGTTTGACGAGCcagaagaggcctgcactctctgagcagtTTCTAAGGGATGGCTGAGGAGCCGTGTTACGGTGGTGATGAGTTCAGCACTGCCTATACAATCTTGCGCACAGATGAAGGTAGATAACAGGATATAGATGACTTAGGtcaacgtgacgccagtacctgaCCTAAAAGATCTTGGTAGAGAAGTAAGACTATCATACGTATTTGAGAAAAACTGCAGGCACATCATTTACTGTTGAATGTGGCAGTTTGCAAGAGTATTAATTAAACAGTAGAACctgcatatacacagtttaaaggggttgtcccgcggcagcaagtgggtctatacacttctgtatggccatattaatgcactttgtaatgtacattgtgcattaattatgagccatacagaagttataaaaagttttatacttacctgctccgttgctagcgtcctcgttcccatggagccgactaattttcgccctccgatggccaaattagccgcgcttgcgcagtccaggtcttctcctgttctctatggggctccgtgtagctccgtgtagctccgccccgtcacgtgccgattccagccaatcaggaggctggaatcggcaatggaccgcacagaagagctgcggtccacggaggaagaggttcccggcggccatcttcaccggtaagtatagaagtcaccggagcgcggggattaaggtaagcgctccggtaagctttctttaggtccctgcatcggggttgtctcgtgccgaacgggggggggggggggggggggggttgaaaaaaaaaaaaaaccgtttcggcgcgggacaacccctttaagccttgagACCCAGATAAACCAGCCCTGGTGAGGCAGCACCTGAGATATGGgaagctttaggcctcctgcacacgggcagaaattctgcggcattagcaaacgcaatcctaggcagacggccgcgatttgtctgcgcgaaaccttgcggcatgctctatttctgtgcggggctcgcagacaAAATCTCACTCCCTGGCCGCCGgatccggtctgcacatgcgccggctgcctggcagccagcacatcaaacagccggagccgcggaagcaggtgagtacgcgcgggtccctgcaggggcgcgggatgggtcccgctgcgagaattcccgcagccggatccgacccggctgtctgcaggcggccttagagagaGACTGACGAGGACTAAAAACTCCTatcaaccccactaacagttttgccatcCTGAAACACTTACTAAAATTCTCCAGTACTCACGCCGTGGGATTGTCTGGGGATTCTGTGATCTTTGCAGTTAGCGATGCTGCATCTGCATTAGCTGCTCAGTGCAGGCATGGATTTCAGGTCTTGAGATCAAACACAGGCCTTGTTTTGAAGACTTCCatcgaaggagaactcgccacctcctgtaacaacctgttccactcattgatcaccctcactctctaatatctaatctttgtctcatccctttcagtttcatcccattgcttctagtctttccttgtgcagatgagaatagggctgatccctctgcactgtgacagcccttcagatatttgtagacaactattaagtctaaacattcccagatcctttaaccattccacacaggaaatgatttgcagactgctcaccatcttggtaactcttctctaaacttgctcctcCAGTTCAtcgttgtatttttcaaagtggggtgcccagaactgttgCCAGTTGTAACATTACtactgccaggaggaactaaagAGGAACGGAATGAGATGTATAAGTCGACGAGGGATGCCAAGTCATCAGAAGTACTATTGCTTTAAGTGAAAGAGCTGAATGCCAGCTATATTGCAACATTAAAgtaacaagaccccccccccccccccccccgtgctgttTATTATGCCCATATTCAGTAAAGTTCTATTTGAGAAAAAAGTGCCGGCTCTGCCTCAGTTTGTGATTGCCGCACCATCCTGAACCTTTGTCGCACCACCACCCGTGACCCGTTAAACTTGAGTTTGCTAAGTGTGAATCCATTGGTCAAGTGCAATGGGAATTCTGGTGGCAATTTCAAAAACAGCCGCCTCATCACAAGCAAATTTATGAGTGGCACAGAAACTGTGTTGAACTCGATTGCAAATGCAAACAGAAAAGCACTGGTTGCCCAGATATGTCATGAAAATGCCCTgcaatgtggcagaaaatggaacttaggCCAGTTTTACGTCTGCGTTAGAGATTGGAGATTCCATCATCGAGTCGGCTCAAAGGctggaagaaaaaatgctgcatgcagcaggctggacagctgggcggaaagcggacGGACCCCATCCGGCGCTGTTGGGTTCTATTTAGAGATGAAGCCGTTCTGCCACagagattcctctttcctgctccccgaacagtgcaggaaagtggaaccccgagAGCAGATGTAAACCACccttactggtatgtcataaaaaactttgGACCTTCCTCTGTCCAGTGATGTGAGGATTGTGGACCTCTCTTTTGTAGCTTGTAATTATATCCCCTCATTCCTCTTGAATCATCCAGTATTTTACAATTAAATGAGATTAAAGCAGAACAATCATATTCTGTTCCCAGTATTATCCCGTAAGGCACGTCATCAGTAATGGTGCCACGAACCAGAGTATACTGGCAGAAGCATCACAACTGCTTCGGGTCAAACTCATTCTGCTCAAGGAGAGGAAGTCACAGATTATCAAGTAGGTGTTTTCCCAAAATATCTATGGCAAGATAAAGAACACACACCTCACATTATGAAACTCAGTTTCATGATCTTGCAGAACAACATTGGCTTCTTCTCCGTGAAGGTCATCAGCAATCTCTAGACGTTGGTTTCTGAACAGGTAAGTGTTTTACAAAGATAACAATATGCTATTTACACTCATGTCATTGTGGTTAAAATTAGTAGAGACTGACCACTGGAAGCGCCACTATTTGGGTGGCAATACAATATTTTACCGTTGACTCTGATCAAGTGATGAACTGATTTGGATATTAGGACAGGGTCTAGGAGTCCATGCCCTGAGGGACTCTGCAACCAAGTGGTCAGTTGCAGCATTCACAAAGGGGCAAGTGCCCCTGAAATGCAGActattaaagggagcctgtcatgacctttgagccccataaactatgtaaaGGTGAGGGAACGGGAATTCTGGCAAGTTGTGATTCATTCTCATTGGGTGCTTTGTTTCAGCGCTGCTTCCCCGCAAATTTGACGCATGTAGACAGAGTGAATCTACTGTGCGAGTACTCTCCCATTTATCTATATGCCATTGGAAAAGAGTCACGTTAGGTGCGCTCGCCAACTTCATGGGGCTCTGCGCTGGAACAGGGCACCCAGTGAGGGTGAATCACAACTCCCTGgactttatggggctcaaaggtcatgacaggttacctttaataATTTGCATTTCAGGAGCTCTTGCATTTATTTATTGCTAACATAGCTTACAGGGCTCAGAGGTGGcgaacacctgagcaagaatcacaggtagtattttatttatatatgttaatacttagtggggctcctttggccttaatgacacTGAACCCTCCTACATGTCTTATACACGTCAGctaatatttccctccattcaccctgcaaacgTTTGGTGAATTCTctgaaagaagatggatgctgttcttATTTCTTGGCCTAATGTTCCAgattgtcccaaagatgttcagtagggttcaggttgggactctgtgcagccaggccAATTGTGGAATATCCATAtattcaaaccaacataaaacagcattggatttgtgaaaaAGGAGTGTTGTCTTGCTGgaagcatgggcgtaactatagagggtgcaggggatgcggttgcacccgggcccaggagccttagggggcccataaggcctctcctctccaaatagggagcccagtactatgaataaagcattatagttgggggccctgttacagattttgcattggggcccaaaaattcaagttacgcctctggctggaagtatggctgactattctcagagtattaccacattgtcagcagcacattattatctagaataTATATCTTCATGTTCACTGCAACCAAcggctgagaccatgccacgtaaaatagcccaagaccataacggaacctccaccatacttacctgttggcacagcACACTCAGGCAGAAGAAGTTCCctaggatcctccacacccaggcacATATCTGATGTgaaatggagtagtgtgattcatcactctatGGCGACCGGGCCAGACCTAGGAGGGGATAAGCAGCGAGGGAAATAGAGATGGTAGACTCAGTGGCTCTGCTGCTTCTCCTGGCAAGGTGGTAAAATGCGACCTGGCTCGGCAGCACAAAGTGGTAAAATTTGGCAGTTCTCACTGCATGCTGCCCGCGGGGCGGGGCAGGTTAAGGTGTTGTCTATCGTGATGGCAGCTCATGTACAGGTAGGGAATCATTCCGAGCAAAACAATAAATACAAAattttggagaactaaacaaaattaGGGGTAgtagggggtagtagtccttgcctCTGGAGTGTGTAGCGTGggacctcagtgcagatggtagtgaatgacatcactgaatggctgtgattggctcatcgagcaccgggtgtgattggctgccagcactcgatttgctggaggcggggtattcaaagccccctcACTAGCAGAAGGCAACtatgagacgaggaggacgccgcACCGCTGACAGACACCAGTGGGAGGCATtgggacgccgcagaccaggtgagtattaggccgtgcccgaaaataagacactgtgccatttttggggcaaaaaaaataatataagacagtgtcttattttcagggaaacacagtaggtgTGATTGACAGGTATGAGAGCAGGTTAAGGTGAGTTTGCCTGAGTCATGCGGTTTAGGTAGTAGGAACACCTTCTATTAACCCATTATTGACCATTTAAAGTCACACACACCCAATTAGAATAGAGAAATATGAACAATAACGTCAAAACATTTCACAATTATTATACATCACATTAGGACCTGATTGTAAGGATATAGTTAGCGCAGCAAGTGCTGGAgtgcccaactctggggtactacaacttcatagaatgttcttccattgctgaactgtccaatgacaacactccTTGCACTATTGTAGACAGGCCGATGCATTGCACTTCATGATGGACGACTGGTGGGCAGCGacataacctgtatatccaatagtgtgcagcTGCTGATACAAACTATGGCTGATACCTCCAAGGGtcggcatcttatgtagcatggtttaggacacatgacatgctaataagacaccatCCATTCTCCTGATagggatgtccaaatacttttggtggtAGAATGTAAGAAACCTTACCTATTCCTTACATATTCCTCTCCATGGATTCTTCCTagcgcatcttctcctcgctgagctTCTTCagtccccaggtcacctcactgcaagccgttcggatcctcttcttcttgttatgtagCGTCCATTCCCTACATTCATTTTCTGGCAGGTCAGTGTAagcagtcactagtgacgtagcattcactgcgtagcaaggaatgccgatctaATGCCGAGACTACGCATGCGTGCTATCCCGCCaagagagttcatatactattgcagagagtcagcacgcatgtgcagtctctgcaatagtttggccctccctgctaggctgtgaacgcttcatcactagtgacataccgTATATTGCCCTGCAAGAAGGATGGACGCTTTGTCAGCATTAGACAAGGATCAGACGGCTTGCGTTGAAGTGACCCGGgcaactgcaggagccaggagaagatcagcggggagaagatgtggtaagaagactgacgggtaAGGAATAGGtgggtatagaatttttgttttctaacaaCAAAACACCTTTAAGGCtttgtacagatatagcaaacattaacttgccATTTATTGcgtgaggattagagatgagcgagcttactcgctaaggacaattactcgatcgagcattgtccttagcgagtatctgcccgttcggaagaaaaggttcggctgccggtgcgggtgacaggtgagttgcggcagtgagcaggggggagcgggggggagagagggagagagagatctcccctccgttccttcctgatatcccccgccactccccgcccgcagccgacagccgaaccttttcttcttctgagcaggcaggtactcgctaaggacaatgctcgatcgagtaattgcccttagcgagtatgctcgctcatctctagtgaggatgtCTTAAATATAATGTGCTAGAATACTGAAAAATCAAGTTTCTGTGTTGTCATGTTAACGATTACTACATCTGTACTTAGTGGGCAAGAGCACCGTCAGTCATCATGGCACTGACCCATTGGATCTTTGTCAACATTAATGACCAAGGTTAGCAACACTACTAAGAAAACTCTGGGCAGATGCCTACACGCACTGACTTGTGGACACCTAGGCAATCTGGATAAACGTTCTCTACAAGGCATCTGTTTAAAGGTGTTTTTGATCCATAAGAATAACAACTATTTTGCCTTAAAAGTCTCACAGTAGCCGGTTTACATTTGCTTTCATGGGCAGAATAACATAGCCTGCCCAGTAAAAAAATGTGAAAGGCTGATCGtcagtcaatgggatccattagGTGGTATTGCAACATGGATCGATCTGTTAAACCCATCATGAGTCAGGCAAAAATGGAACCCAAGGGGGTCCGTGCAACAGAATTGCAGATTTCAGGGTTGCCATTAGCTGAATCAAGGTCATATATAACATACATAATTGCAGAGGGATTTGGGAGATGGACTATTGCATCATTACTTCCCTTTACATATGCAAATCCTTTTCAATGTATGGCTGCCTTGTTTTCATGAGCAGTTCGTTTGCTTTTAGGTTTGGATTACGTTGCTGGTTATTAGTGATTGGCACTCAATTTGGCTTTGGATTCTTGTCTACGTATTCCGCTGTATTGACAAAGCTTCTTTGTATTTCCATGTAAATTAAGGAAGTTTTCATCTTTTTTCCAGGTGCATATAATCCGGTGGAGACGAAGGGGTTGCAGCAATCAGTGGACATGTACCTCAAGAGGCTGATCCTGAGCCTGGCTCTCCTGTGCCTCCCCACTGGAGCGACATCACAACCGTAAGTATGAAGATACTTTGATAATGttctagaccaggggtgtcaaactaatcTTCACCGAAGGCCACATCAGTGGCTGCCTTCAATAGGGCTGATAGTAATTAGACTCTATAGTAAGGGCTTGTGTATTTGCACGTGTAATATGCACTGAATGTAACCCCTTGATTTCAATTGTAAgggtcacatgagcgtatatttcaATGCAATGTacgatcgcgtgaaaaaaaatatgACCTATATTGGTGTTGTATTAGCACACCAATATGGCATGGCAGTGAATGGGTAGGCGTAAATATGCAGAGAATACGCAGGACACCTgggtatttgcgcaccatttcaattgGCCTGCGttctttttgcgtgtgcaaatatgcagtgtatttgggcACACAAACACACATCCGAAAACCAGAGGTATAAGCGATTTTCattttgcgcaaatacgcaacgtATTTGCTTATGTCctgatagtgacctccatagtggtggcagtagcaatagtgttccctattgtggccccagtactaatagtgaccccgatagtGCCCCGAGTTGTAAGTGTCCCTTATAtaggtggctccagtagtaatagtgtctcacatagtggttgcagtggtaacagtgatccccatagtagctGCAGTAGTAGGTATCCTTTAAATAgttagccccagtagtatgtgTCCCTTATatgggtggccccagtagtaagtgtcccttatgtggctggccccagtagtaatagtgtcccccatagtggctattAGTCTTGGgccgggcagcatccctacaggcattccactcacccggGCTGTGATTGCGGTCCGGTGACGTCTGTGACCATTGACCTCACCCCTCGCGTCTGCACTGCATTCAGCATGGTGCACATAGACGCTGGGGAAGAGAGCTTAACATTCAAACTGCAGTGGGTGACAACTGGGTGACCTGACAACTGGGTGAGTGGCATGCTGCATGGTCGACGAGCCGTGTAAAATGAGGTGGCAGGATGGATTCaggccgcgggccttgtgtttgacatgtgtgttcTAGATGACTACCTGAGACTAGGTGATCTAGAGTTCTCTGGGGTTTGTAGAACCATGACCTACAGTACATTACTAGATGCTGGTTGCAGCTTTCTAACACTATGGCTTTATGGTTGCTAATTAAGACTAAGTACACTGCTCAAAAAAGTTTGAGGATCACTTAAGATTCACTGTATAGCACCAAGTTACTTAGCCTTCATCAGGGAAACACTTTGTCCAACTAGGAAGCAGAAGCGATGGTGCAAATAAAAGTGACAACAGGAGTACCGGAGGGGCGACAGCAAGACACCCCAATAAGGACTGGAGACAATCCCTGTCTCcttcctgactgattcttctctagttctGCACTTGCTGATGTCCTTGTCACTACCGGTACATGAGGTGCTGCCTGCAGCCCAGTCaggttgtacaggtagtcctgctACTCCATGGTGGCCCATCCATATGTGCAGGAGCAAGAGAATTTGCTGTGTCTCCCAGCAGTCTTCAGAATGTTGCATTCTGGAGAGTTGGACAAGAATGTAGAAGGATGTCAACCCAGCAGCAGGACTGGGGGAACAGGAGGAGCGCTGACAGAACCCTACAAAATCACCTCCAGTAGCTACTGGTGTGCATatttctgaccaaactgtcatAAACAATCCATGAGGGTAGCATGAGAAGGTCCGCCATTAATACATTGTTTCCTTCACAGATAACCGCAGGTACACACTGAACACGTCATTCAGTTATATGGGAGTTAGCTAGGCAAGCATGCTCATCTGCTTCTGTAACTTCCATAGAAGGAATGGGAGCCGGAGGGAGCTCCATTGTGGAGATAGGTGTGAGTCCCAGACGTGTCTGGTAGCAATTTATTCCCCTCTCCCTATTAAAATAAACATGCATGGCTAAGCTGGGATTGCATGTCTATGGTGCAATTAGCTGGATACATCATGGGCAATAGTCACTGGGTACGCCATCTGCAATAATAACTGACTACACAATGCTTTTATTATGTGAGATATGGAAAGCTGGAATCACAAAAATAAGACTAAATTGATGCTGCCTATTCCATTATTTTCTTATACCATCTTGTTCCTTGTGGTCTCTCTACAGACAATGTGCCTTCTTAATCCCTGCTCTGCTGAAGAGCGGAGAAATGGCCTCAGGATGCTTAGAGGTCAAGCGTCACCTTGAACCTGTCAATGTTGTTATCAACCTTGAGGTCAACGGTGTGAATTACACAGTCTTCAGTGAGGAGGTCCCAGCTGAGAACAAATTGATGTGCCCTGAATTCCAGGTAGGTCTGAAGCAACCTCAAATGTTACCCCATAGAGTACATAAACCATGTGAAGTAAAGAGGAAGCCCCAAGAGTTAAACTTATCACCAATCGTTGGAATCACAATAACAGGAATCCTGTGTACCCCGTATGAATGGGGTGGCGATTGAGCATGTGCACTACAGTTCCTTTAATCTTTATGAGCCCTGTGCTTGGCTTCTGTTTAGCAGTCCCATGgagatgaatggagtgacagtgTGCATGCTTGGTCACCACTTCATTCCTATAGGGGGATAtaagacccctgttcttgagaacacagcagttggacccccacctatcagacaCTTATCTCCTACCCTATAGGTAGAAGCGAAGCCTgaggggattaaccctttcccgatGTGTGCCATACAGATACAGTGCATATTGGCTGTCATTGTATGGAGCGCACTCGGGAGAGTAATGAGatcaatactatagtattacaatatactgtatgagcaattgaatgatcgcaagttcaagtccccttaggcctcatgtccacgggcaaaagatgattttaaatccgcagcggatcacccgcatgcggatccgcatcccacagggatgcattgaccacccgcgggtaggtaaatacccgtggatgatcaataaaagtgatttttaaaaaatatggagcatgaaaaaaaatggacatgctcggggacggctcccgcaggcttctattgaagcctatggaagccgtccggatccgcgggagacctaaaatcagaatatactcacctgctccggatcttcccttcttcgcggcttcatcttctctccgtcgcggccggatcttttttcttcgggccggtgcaTGCGCGGCACACAACTGGCGTGCCGTGCACATCTGCCAGGCCAAAAAAAATTTGATATCGCCATAATCGTACTGCCAGACAGAATATAGAGAGTGTGTCATTTTTACTACAACATGAGTGCCGTAAAAAACAAGACCACCCCAAAAATGGCacaactgcagttttttttcattttgtttcacTTGGAAATTTTTAGGTTTTCCAATGTGATATGTGATATGTTAATTAATACCATTGATACCTCGTCCTGCATAGCCCTAAGTCgggagaaaaaatgaaaatcgaaaaaacaaaaaagtccgTAGCAGTAAGCAGTTAAAAATTTGGAGCTcggggcaatcagctgattgtcctgcTCTGGGCAGTCCGAAAGAGATTATGCCAATATGTACAACCCCATTTAAGAATGCGGTGATCgggggaatcagctgatcgggccaGGTCCAACAGACAGCTGATCTTGCAAGGAAATCTGCAGCCAGCTTGACATTTTACATGAATGGTAATAACAGGACACGAGCATGGAGGCAGCTCTTGCTTAGCAGCTCTCCATTTCAAGACACAAAGGGGagatcccgagcgacggacctaGTTCTATGACGTTCATATACCCTAATAGGGCGTATAAACAGAGGCtaccatcttggcacaacccctttaagtcttgccTGAATGCTGATCCATCCTCATTATGTTTAGACAAGAaggacttttttccccctttaactTATGATGGGGTTTTATGGCCTTTCCTTAGatcaggggtgcacaactccagtcctcagggaccgccaacaggtcatattttctggatttcctcagtattgcacaggtgatgtaattattgttggtgcctcagacattcccactggtgttcttactagaggatatcttgaaaacatgacctgttggggttccTTAAGGACTAGAGTTGTACGCCCATACTTTAGATTAATATGGGGTACATTGTTTTAAGGATTACCCCTTACGTTTTCTCCTTTCATACTATTCTCTTAGTACCTGGTTAAACGTGGTGGACATACACCTAATGAATTCTTGATCTATCAGTTTGTCAAGTTGTTAGAAAATGTGTCAATTTCACAAAATAGTCAACAGAGATGTCTTGAATATCAATGTAAGTTTATTCAATGTgaagggtgtctcaaaagtgtggaaacacccacaTACAATGCAAACAAGCTGCAGGGaaagaaagaaacctttttgATCATGTGATCgacatgacagccatttt is a window of Eleutherodactylus coqui strain aEleCoq1 chromosome 4, aEleCoq1.hap1, whole genome shotgun sequence DNA encoding:
- the LOC136626684 gene encoding ovostatin-like; the protein is MDALSALDKDQTACVEVTRATAGARRRSAGRRCGAYNPVETKGLQQSVDMYLKRLILSLALLCLPTGATSQPQCAFLIPALLKSGEMASGCLEVKRHLEPVNVVINLEVNGVNYTVFSEEVPAENKLMCPEFQVPDVSEAVPGFLTIYAVATNFVYNEPRTLMVAPTGKATLIQLERTIYKPGQTVRCSVIATDNNLYMTDDVVSIVYAPVLCYAPLHPQDLKSQFK